The following are from one region of the Dermacentor albipictus isolate Rhodes 1998 colony chromosome 5, USDA_Dalb.pri_finalv2, whole genome shotgun sequence genome:
- the LOC135916226 gene encoding dolichyl-diphosphooligosaccharide--protein glycosyltransferase subunit 1, translating to MWRLTLTAFTICVWFVGALGNDVVSSSLVNTNVDRNVDLQSQLVKISTKITAENKGSSPVKHYHIALTGEEKHHLAFVGAGIATDKDSDLTISEVSVPAQKGFHHYRIELPAPLAPGKSVKLVVETTFSHLVTPHPTHITQAERQLALYQGNHYFLTPYVTETQVTRVSLPTPKLESFSKLKPVTHSDNLVTYGPYEQVKPYTEDKLTVHYENNNPFLTVTNLERAIEVSHWGVISVEEVIDLRHTGAVLKGSFSRYEYQRDQNGVSSVKSFKTVLPASAMDVYYRDEIGNISTSHMRVLHDSVELDVRPRFPLFGGWKTHYILGYYVPTYEYLYNAGDQYVLQMRFVDHIFDDSVVDKANVKIILPEGATDIKLRVPYQVKRLNDQRHYTYLDTIGRPVIVLEKTNLVEQHIQDFQVHYKFKKLLMLQEPLLVVVVLYLLFLLVVIYVRLDFTISKDPVHESKLQVSGLLEKAAATQDRRADLYAQHDAALAKYKASKDASGFQASLKKINAEHKTLTQTLADCLTRLKQESIEAAEPVSELQRLDKLLREQFQQHVAQLEKFMGGKMSKQQYLDIEASIQKKKEDLAEKMHTITASL from the exons ATGTGGCGTTTAACGCTCACCGCCTTCACCATATGTGTTTGGTTCGTTGGTGCGCTAGGGAATGATGTCGTTTCATCGTCATTGGTAAATACGAACGTTGATAGGAATGTGGACTTGCAGTCGCAACTTGTTAAAATTAGCACCAAAATTACGGCTGAAAATAAGGGTTCATCACCAGTAAAGCACTATCACATTGCGCTGACTGGCGAAGAAAAGCACCACTTGGCCTTTGTTGGCGCAGGC ATCGCCACTGACAAAGACAGTGATCTAACGATCTCGGAAGTTTCTGTGCCTGCCCAAAA GGGATTCCACCACTACCGCATCGAGCTGCCGGCTCCCTTAGCGCCTGGCAAGTCAGTGAAGCTGGTGGTCGAAACTACTTTCAGTCACCTGGTCACTCCCCACCCAACGCACATCACCCAGGCCGAACGTCAGCTTGCACTCTATCAGGGAAACCATTACTTCCTGACCCCCTATGTCACGGAGACGCAAGTGACTCGAGTGAGCCTGCCTACCCCAAAGCTCGAGTCGTTCTCAAAGCTCAAGCCAGTGACACACTCCGATAATCTGGTCACCTATGGGCCCTATGAGCAAGTCAAGCCTTACACTGAA GACAAGTTGACCGTGCATTATGAGAACAACAACCCGTTCCTCACAGTCACAAACCTCGAAAGGGCTATCGAAGTCTCGCACTGGGGTGTCATCTCTGTCGAGGAAGTGATCGACCTGCGTCACACTGGGGCTGTCCTCAAGGGCTCTTTCTCTCGCTACGAGTACCAGCGGGACCAGAATGGTGTTTCTTCAGTCAAATCATTCAAG ACTGTCCTGCCAGCTTCGGCCATGGACGTCTACTACAGGGATGAAATTGGAAACATTTCGACAAGTCACATGAGAGTCCTGCATGACTCTGTGGAGTTGGATGTGCGCCCAAGATTCCCGCTGTTCGGTGGCTGGAAGACTCACTACATTCTTGGCTACTACGTCCCCACTTACGAGTATCTTTACAATGCGG GTGACCAATACGTCTTGCAGATGCGGTTTGTGGACCACATCTTCGATGACAGCGTTGTAGACAAGGCAAATGTCAAGATCATCCTTCCAGAGGGTGCCAC GGACATCAAGCTTCGTGTACCGTACCAGGTGAAGCGTCTGAATGACCAACGTCACTACACATACTTGGACACCATCGGGCGTCCGGTGATCGTCCTTGAAAAGACTAACCTTGTTGAGCAGCACATCCAGGACTTCCAG GTTCACTACAAGTTCAAGAAGCTGCTTATGCTCCAGGAGCCCCTTCTTGTGGTTGTGGTTCTCTACTTGCTGTTCCTCCTCGTGGTCATCTATGTCAGGCTGGATTTCACCATCAGCAAG GACCCGGTTCACGAGAGCAAGCTGCAAGTGAGCGGCCTGCTGGAGAAGGCAGCTGCTACTCAAGATCGCCGAGCTGACTTGTATGCTCAGCACGACGCAGCTTTGGCTAAGTACAAGGCAAGCAAGGATGCCTCTGGGTTCCAGGCATCGCTGAAGAAGATAAACGCAGAGCACAAGACCCTCACACAGACCCTGGCTGATTGCCTCACCAGGCTGAAGCAGGAGAGCATTGAGGCTGCTGAACCG GTGAGCGAGCTGCAGCGTCTGGACAAGCTGCTCAGGGAACAGTTCCAGCAACACGTGGCCCAGCTGGAGAAGTTCATGGGTGGCAAGATGAGCAAGCAGCAGTACCTGGACATCGAAGCCAGCAttcagaagaagaaagaagacctGGCCGAGAAGATGCACACCATCACTGCCTCACTCTAG